A window from Pseudomonas frederiksbergensis encodes these proteins:
- a CDS encoding PAS domain-containing sensor histidine kinase produces MQFLDDSHGCAGWNGEMAERIRAFDWSVTELGPMHAWPRSLCSAVQLMLASPLPMVMLWGRPGYMIYNDAYSKFAGGRHPYLLGSPVELGWPEVAEFNRHVVDTCLAGGTLSYRNKELVLLRDGIPEDVWLDLYYSPVADDDGKPAGVMAMVVETTEHVISERRRQAAEDAYHADNERVRLALNAGALLGSFVWDIKDNVLSGDERFARTFSYPPDQNLADLPMDIAQARIHPDDRIWMQEQINQAMKTGDPFNAECRVLRPDGSYLWVLASGGCEFNEQGEPFRFPGVLIDIHERKIAEESLLKFTRNLEQRVADEVEARLAAEEQLRQSQKLEAIGGLTGGVAHDFNNLLQVIAGNLHLLARHEPDNANVQRRVSASIAAVERGAKLSSQLLAFARRQPLSPAVCDLRQVFDGLGELLQRALGETIQINVSAAEALWHIYVDRNQLENAILNLAINARDAMKGEGTIDLSAENIVLDRKFCAGKGIVAGDYVCVAVADKGIGMSPQVLAQAFEPFFTTKADGQGTGLGLSMVFGFVKQSGGHIEISSVIGHGTRVQLYFPRSLRPMLNETVRHDPRQRGGHETILVVEDNEAVRSSAVELLSEEGYRVLTAANGDVAMQMLLEGAVVDLIFTDVVMPGLIKSADLAAWAKVQTPPVAVLFTSGHTRDIISRNHQLSPDTHLLSKPYGPQALTRMVRTVLNG; encoded by the coding sequence ATGCAGTTTCTAGACGATAGCCATGGGTGTGCAGGCTGGAACGGTGAAATGGCCGAGCGCATCCGCGCGTTCGACTGGAGCGTGACTGAGCTCGGGCCCATGCACGCCTGGCCCAGAAGCTTGTGCAGCGCGGTGCAGTTGATGCTCGCGTCGCCACTGCCGATGGTGATGTTGTGGGGCCGGCCGGGTTACATGATCTATAACGATGCGTACTCGAAATTTGCCGGTGGCCGCCATCCTTACCTGTTGGGTTCCCCGGTGGAACTGGGCTGGCCGGAAGTCGCCGAATTCAATCGGCATGTGGTCGACACTTGCCTGGCCGGCGGCACGCTGTCCTATCGCAACAAAGAGCTTGTGCTTTTGAGGGACGGCATACCCGAAGACGTCTGGCTGGATCTCTATTACAGCCCGGTGGCGGATGACGACGGGAAACCGGCCGGGGTCATGGCGATGGTGGTCGAGACCACTGAACATGTGATTTCCGAGCGCCGTCGTCAGGCCGCCGAGGACGCCTATCACGCCGACAACGAGCGGGTGCGCCTGGCGCTCAATGCCGGGGCTCTGCTCGGCTCGTTCGTTTGGGACATCAAGGACAATGTGCTCTCCGGCGATGAGCGTTTCGCCCGTACTTTTTCCTACCCGCCCGACCAGAACCTGGCCGACCTGCCAATGGACATCGCGCAGGCACGGATTCATCCCGATGACCGCATCTGGATGCAGGAGCAGATCAATCAGGCAATGAAAACCGGCGACCCCTTCAATGCCGAGTGTCGGGTCCTGCGCCCTGATGGCAGTTACCTGTGGGTACTGGCGAGCGGAGGCTGCGAGTTCAACGAGCAGGGCGAACCGTTCCGTTTTCCCGGGGTGTTGATCGATATCCACGAACGCAAGATCGCCGAAGAATCCCTGCTCAAGTTCACCCGTAATCTGGAGCAACGCGTTGCCGACGAAGTCGAAGCGCGACTGGCCGCTGAAGAACAACTGCGTCAATCGCAGAAGCTCGAAGCCATCGGCGGCCTCACCGGCGGCGTGGCCCATGACTTCAACAACCTGTTGCAGGTGATCGCCGGCAATCTGCACTTGCTGGCGCGGCATGAACCGGACAATGCCAATGTGCAGCGCCGGGTCAGCGCTTCGATTGCCGCGGTCGAACGTGGCGCCAAACTGTCTTCGCAATTGCTCGCATTCGCCCGTCGTCAGCCCTTGTCACCAGCGGTCTGTGATCTGCGCCAGGTCTTCGATGGGCTCGGGGAATTGTTGCAGCGGGCGCTGGGGGAAACCATCCAGATCAACGTCAGCGCGGCCGAAGCCCTTTGGCACATCTACGTGGACCGCAATCAACTGGAAAACGCCATCCTCAATCTGGCGATCAATGCCCGCGACGCCATGAAGGGCGAGGGGACCATTGACCTGAGCGCCGAGAACATTGTCCTTGATCGCAAGTTTTGTGCAGGCAAGGGCATCGTCGCCGGCGACTATGTCTGCGTGGCGGTGGCTGACAAAGGTATCGGCATGTCCCCGCAAGTACTCGCACAGGCTTTCGAGCCGTTTTTTACCACCAAGGCCGATGGCCAGGGCACGGGGCTGGGCCTGAGCATGGTGTTCGGTTTCGTCAAGCAGAGTGGCGGGCATATCGAGATTTCCAGCGTGATCGGGCACGGCACGCGGGTGCAGCTGTATTTCCCTCGCAGCTTGCGCCCGATGCTCAACGAAACGGTACGGCATGACCCACGACAGCGAGGCGGACACGAAACCATTCTGGTGGTCGAGGACAACGAGGCGGTGCGCAGCTCAGCGGTGGAGTTGCTGAGTGAAGAAGGTTATCGAGTACTGACGGCGGCCAATGGCGACGTGGCGATGCAGATGTTGCTGGAGGGCGCGGTGGTGGACCTGATTTTCACTGACGTGGTCATGCCCGGCCTGATCAAAAGCGCGGACCTGGCCGCCTGGGCCAAAGTGCAGACGCCGCCGGTGGCCGTGCTGTTCACCTCGGGTCACACCCGTGACATTATTTCGCGCAATCACCAGCTCAGTCCTGATACGCATTTGCTGAGCAAACCCTATGGTCCCCAGGCGCTGACCCGAATGGTGCGCACCGTCCTCAATGGCTAA